In Bacteroides coprosuis DSM 18011, the following are encoded in one genomic region:
- a CDS encoding MazG family protein (COGs: COG3956 Protein containing tetrapyrrole methyltransferase domain and MazG-like (predicted pyrophosphatase) domain~InterPro IPR011551:IPR004518~KEGG: bfs:BF0964 nucleoside triphosphate pyrophosphohydrolase~PFAM: NTP pyrophosphohydrolase MazG, putative catalytic core~SPTR: Putative uncharacterized protein;~TIGRFAM: NTP pyrophosphohydrolase MazG, bacterial~IMG reference gene:2504108148~PFAM: MazG nucleotide pyrophosphohydrolase domain~TIGRFAM: MazG family protein), producing MHTREEKLEAFGRFLDVLDELREKCPWDRKQTNESLRPNTIEETYELCDALMRNDQEDICKELGDVLLHIGFYAKIGSEKEQFDIKDVCDKLCEKLIFRHPHVFGTTQVHGSDEVESNWEELKLKEKGGNKRVLSGVPDALPALIKAYRIQDKARNIGFDWEVKEQVWDKVKEEFNELQVEIQHMDKAEAEKEFGDLFFSIINAARKYGINPENALELTNQKFIRRFNYLEDHTLKEGLNLHEMSLSEMDKIWDEAKSKGL from the coding sequence ATGCATACAAGAGAAGAAAAACTAGAAGCTTTTGGTCGTTTTCTAGATGTACTAGACGAACTACGAGAAAAATGCCCATGGGATAGAAAGCAAACCAATGAAAGTTTACGTCCCAATACGATTGAGGAAACTTATGAACTTTGTGATGCGTTAATGCGAAATGACCAAGAGGATATCTGCAAAGAGCTTGGTGATGTGCTTCTCCATATCGGATTTTATGCTAAGATAGGCTCCGAAAAAGAACAATTTGATATCAAAGATGTATGTGATAAGTTGTGTGAGAAATTAATATTCAGACATCCTCATGTCTTTGGCACAACTCAAGTACACGGTTCTGACGAAGTAGAATCAAACTGGGAAGAGTTGAAGTTGAAAGAAAAAGGAGGGAATAAACGAGTACTAAGTGGCGTTCCTGATGCTCTGCCTGCATTAATCAAAGCCTACCGAATACAAGATAAAGCTAGAAATATAGGCTTTGACTGGGAGGTAAAAGAACAAGTATGGGATAAAGTAAAAGAAGAGTTTAATGAGCTTCAAGTAGAGATTCAACACATGGATAAGGCTGAAGCGGAAAAAGAATTTGGGGATTTATTTTTCAGTATTATCAATGCTGCTCGAAAATATGGCATCAATCCAGAAAATGCCCTAGAACTCACCAATCAAAAATTTATTCGCAGATTTAATTACTTAGAAGATCATACCCTAAAAGAAGGTTTAAATTTACATGAGATGAGCCTATCTGAAATGGATAAAATATGGGATGAAGCAAAATCTAAAGGATTATAA
- a CDS encoding hypothetical protein (KEGG: spu:581666 hypothetical LOC581666~IMG reference gene:2504108149), whose product MYFPDIFIRSVKSLQAVLRYSVFFDTDMRMTCRCQSNVLSVLRSYFDLFKVFSNLLLDSMLYRKMHRK is encoded by the coding sequence ATGTATTTCCCGGATATATTTATCCGAAGTGTTAAAAGTTTACAAGCTGTTTTAAGATACTCTGTTTTTTTTGACACCGACATGAGAATGACATGTCGGTGTCAGAGTAATGTCTTATCGGTGTTAAGATCTTATTTTGATTTATTCAAAGTATTCTCTAATCTGCTACTTGATAGCATGTTGTATAGAAAAATGCATAGAAAATAG
- a CDS encoding Fumarate hydratase class II (COGs: COG0114 Fumarase~HAMAP: Fumarate hydratase, class II~InterPro IPR005677:IPR022761:IPR018951~KEGG: pmu:PM0823 fumarate hydratase~PFAM: Lyase 1, N-terminal; Fumarase C, C-terminal~PRIAM: Fumarate hydratase~SPTR: Fumarate hydratase;~TIGRFAM: Fumarate hydratase, class II~IMG reference gene:2504108150~PFAM: Fumarase C C-terminus; Lyase~TIGRFAM: fumarate hydratase, class II), with protein sequence MKYRIEKDTMGEVKVPADKYWGAQTERSRNNFKIGPSGSMPKEIIYAFAYLKKAAAYANCDLGVLPTEKRDLIAKVCDEILEGKLDDQFPLVIWQTGSGTQSNMNVNEVISKRASILAGHSIDEKSLIHPNDDVNKSQSSNDTYPTALNIAAYKKIIEKTLVGASALQDALDKKAKAYKDIVKIGRTHLQDATPLTLGQEFSGYAMQVCNAIKAIEVTLPHLSQLALGGTAVGTGLNAPKGYDVKVAEYISKFTGIPFITAPNKFEALAANDAVVGTHGALNQLAVALFKIAQDIRMLGSGPRSGIGELHLPENEPGSSIMPGKVNPTQNEALTMVCAQVMGNQTTITFAGANGNYELNVFKPVIAANFLQSAELLGDACISFTEHCVTGIEPNLNRIKELVNNSLMLVTALNTHIGYEKSAQIAKTAHKNGTTLREEAISSGFLTAEEFDKWVKPENMVGNLK encoded by the coding sequence ATGAAGTATAGAATCGAAAAAGACACAATGGGTGAAGTAAAAGTTCCTGCAGATAAATACTGGGGAGCCCAAACTGAAAGATCAAGAAACAACTTTAAAATAGGACCATCGGGTTCTATGCCCAAAGAGATTATTTATGCCTTCGCCTATCTAAAGAAAGCAGCTGCCTACGCCAATTGTGACCTAGGAGTATTACCTACTGAAAAAAGAGATTTAATAGCCAAAGTTTGCGATGAAATTCTTGAAGGCAAGTTAGATGACCAGTTTCCTTTAGTAATTTGGCAAACAGGATCGGGAACTCAAAGTAACATGAATGTTAATGAAGTGATATCCAAGAGAGCTTCTATTTTGGCTGGACATAGTATAGATGAAAAGAGTTTAATTCACCCCAATGATGATGTAAACAAATCTCAATCGTCAAATGATACCTACCCTACTGCATTAAATATTGCAGCTTATAAAAAGATTATTGAAAAAACATTGGTGGGTGCTTCTGCATTACAAGATGCTCTAGATAAAAAAGCTAAGGCTTATAAGGACATCGTTAAAATAGGAAGAACACATTTACAAGATGCCACTCCATTAACACTAGGACAAGAGTTTTCTGGTTATGCCATGCAAGTGTGCAATGCCATTAAAGCGATAGAAGTAACTCTTCCTCATTTATCTCAACTTGCCTTGGGCGGAACAGCTGTAGGTACAGGATTAAATGCACCCAAAGGATATGATGTAAAAGTAGCAGAGTATATTTCTAAGTTTACAGGAATCCCATTTATTACTGCTCCCAATAAATTTGAAGCTTTGGCAGCCAATGATGCAGTAGTAGGCACTCATGGAGCCTTAAACCAACTAGCTGTAGCTCTATTTAAAATAGCTCAGGATATTAGAATGTTAGGCTCAGGTCCACGCTCAGGCATAGGTGAATTGCATCTTCCCGAAAATGAACCAGGTTCATCTATCATGCCAGGTAAGGTAAACCCAACACAAAATGAAGCTTTAACAATGGTTTGTGCTCAAGTAATGGGGAACCAAACGACTATAACATTTGCTGGTGCTAATGGTAATTATGAACTAAACGTATTTAAGCCTGTTATTGCAGCCAACTTCTTACAGTCGGCAGAACTATTAGGCGATGCTTGTATATCTTTTACAGAACACTGCGTAACTGGCATTGAACCCAACTTAAACAGAATTAAGGAGCTTGTAAACAACTCTCTTATGCTTGTTACGGCTTTAAATACACATATAGGGTATGAAAAATCTGCTCAAATAGCAAAGACTGCTCACAAAAATGGAACGACACTAAGAGAAGAAGCGATCTCCTCTGGCTTCCTAACAGCTGAAGAGTTTGACAAATGGGTAAAACCTGAAAATATGGTAGGTAATTTAAAGTAG
- a CDS encoding hypothetical protein (KEGG: bfs:BF0963 hypothetical protein~SPTR: Putative uncharacterized protein;~IMG reference gene:2504108151): MKKYIACFIIVLSSFTVLKANAVCPQRLSPQEFNKKQQEYITEQAGLTTVESSAFFKLFFELQSKKRENGKEINRLMKSAKNGLTEKEYDETLTKIYLLRKENAELELEYYKKYKDIISNQKIYDVMKAEAKFHREIIRGMHQRGRGGKNRNSN; the protein is encoded by the coding sequence ATGAAAAAATATATTGCTTGTTTTATTATAGTACTTAGCTCTTTTACTGTATTAAAAGCTAATGCCGTATGTCCACAAAGATTGTCACCTCAGGAGTTTAACAAGAAGCAGCAGGAGTATATCACCGAGCAAGCTGGTTTAACAACTGTTGAATCAAGTGCTTTCTTTAAGCTGTTTTTTGAGTTACAAAGTAAAAAACGGGAGAATGGTAAGGAAATTAATAGATTAATGAAAAGTGCGAAAAATGGATTGACAGAAAAAGAGTATGATGAAACCCTTACTAAAATCTATTTGCTCCGAAAAGAGAATGCTGAATTAGAACTAGAATACTATAAAAAATATAAGGATATCATATCCAACCAAAAGATCTATGATGTAATGAAGGCTGAGGCTAAATTCCATAGAGAAATTATAAGAGGAATGCATCAAAGAGGTAGGGGAGGAAAGAATAGAAATTCAAATTGA
- a CDS encoding hypothetical protein (KEGG: bth:BT_4348 hypothetical protein~SPTR: Putative uncharacterized protein;~IMG reference gene:2504108152): MKKIDDLKSKDTFRVPEDYFDSLTDNIMSQLPKKELIEQELPSVTRWDKLKPLVYLAAVFIGAALIIRVMMPQKEKMIDLATNYNIEDVSDEFIQETVDGALFDDYSLHVYLTNYSE; the protein is encoded by the coding sequence ATGAAAAAGATAGATGATTTAAAAAGTAAAGATACTTTCCGTGTACCAGAGGATTATTTTGATAGTCTAACAGATAACATAATGAGTCAGCTCCCTAAAAAAGAATTGATAGAGCAAGAGCTGCCAAGTGTTACTCGATGGGATAAACTGAAACCTCTTGTTTATTTGGCTGCTGTATTTATTGGTGCAGCTTTAATCATAAGAGTAATGATGCCTCAAAAAGAGAAAATGATTGATTTAGCTACTAATTATAATATTGAAGACGTTTCCGATGAATTTATTCAAGAAACGGTTGATGGGGCTCTGTTTGATGATTATTCCTTACACGTGTATTTAACTAATTATTCAGAATAA
- a CDS encoding RNA polymerase, sigma-24 subunit, ECF subfamily (COGs: COG1595 DNA-directed RNA polymerase specialized sigma subunit sigma24 homolog~InterPro IPR014284:IPR007627:IPR013249~KEGG: bth:BT_4347 RNA polymerase ECF-type sigma factor~PFAM: RNA polymerase sigma factor 70, region 4 type 2; RNA polymerase sigma-70 region 2~SPTR: RNA polymerase sigma-70 factor, ECF subfamily;~TIGRFAM: RNA polymerase sigma-70~IMG reference gene:2504108153~PFAM: Sigma-70, region 4; Sigma-70 region 2~TIGRFAM: RNA polymerase sigma factor, sigma-70 family), with product MEKNFNEEQIILLIQEPETLELGFRALVSLYSKPLYWHIRRIVLTHENADDVLQNTFLKAWLNLESFRGDAKLSTWLYRIAVNESLTFISKHKEKYSVEIDNPELGLENVLKSDPYFDGKELDVQLQKAIMKLPDKQRIVFLMKYYDDLKYTEISRILGTTVGALKASYHHAVKKIEEFISNLD from the coding sequence ATGGAGAAAAATTTTAATGAAGAGCAGATTATATTGTTAATTCAGGAGCCAGAGACTCTTGAATTAGGGTTTAGAGCTCTTGTTTCACTCTATAGCAAGCCTTTGTATTGGCACATAAGAAGAATAGTTCTTACGCATGAAAATGCAGATGATGTTCTCCAAAATACATTTTTGAAAGCTTGGCTAAATCTAGAATCCTTTAGAGGTGATGCTAAATTATCAACTTGGCTGTATCGGATTGCTGTTAATGAGAGCTTAACATTTATCTCAAAACATAAAGAAAAATATTCTGTCGAAATAGATAATCCAGAATTAGGACTAGAAAACGTATTGAAGAGTGATCCCTATTTTGATGGTAAGGAGTTGGATGTACAACTTCAAAAAGCTATAATGAAGCTTCCTGATAAGCAACGTATTGTGTTTCTTATGAAATACTACGATGACTTGAAGTATACAGAGATTTCTAGAATTTTGGGAACGACAGTAGGAGCTTTAAAGGCGTCCTATCATCATGCCGTAAAAAAGATTGAAGAATTTATTAGCAACCTTGATTAA
- a CDS encoding Ribonuclease Z (COGs: COG1234 Metal-dependent hydrolase of the beta-lactamase superfamily III~HAMAP: Ribonuclease Z~InterPro IPR013471:IPR001279~KEGG: bfr:BF1044 ribonuclease Z~PFAM: Beta-lactamase-like~SPTR: Ribonuclease Z;~TIGRFAM: Ribonuclease Z~IMG reference gene:2504108154~PFAM: Metallo-beta-lactamase superfamily~TIGRFAM: ribonuclease Z) produces the protein MDKFEVTILGCGSALPTTKHNQTSQVVNFRDKLFIIDCGEGTQLQFRKAKLKFSRLGHIFISHLHGDHCFGLMGLISTFGLLGRTADLYIHAPKGLEAVMKPALDFFCNPLSYQVFFKEYDTKKSSLIYEDRSLQVTTIPLKHRMPCSGFLFQEKIGLNHIIREQVDFYNVPTYEMNRLKAGFDYITPDGEVISNAVLTKPAALPRSYAYCSDTAYNPPIIELIKGCDLLFHEATFANSEKVRANQTYHSTAEQAATIALKAEVKQLLIGHFSARYPNENILLTEANAIFPIVEIAEELKTYVVE, from the coding sequence ATGGATAAATTTGAAGTAACTATCTTGGGTTGTGGCTCTGCACTTCCAACAACAAAACATAACCAAACTTCTCAGGTCGTAAATTTTAGGGATAAACTGTTTATAATAGATTGTGGAGAAGGTACACAGCTTCAATTCAGAAAAGCAAAGTTGAAATTCTCTAGACTAGGGCATATCTTTATATCCCATTTACATGGAGATCACTGTTTTGGGCTGATGGGATTGATTTCTACATTTGGATTACTAGGTCGTACAGCCGATTTATATATCCATGCTCCCAAAGGTTTGGAGGCTGTGATGAAACCTGCTTTGGACTTCTTTTGTAATCCGTTGTCTTACCAAGTGTTCTTTAAGGAATATGACACTAAAAAATCTTCACTGATCTATGAAGATCGGTCATTGCAGGTTACTACCATTCCTTTAAAGCACAGGATGCCTTGTTCTGGTTTTTTATTTCAAGAAAAGATTGGTTTAAATCATATTATCAGAGAACAGGTCGATTTTTATAATGTTCCTACTTATGAAATGAATAGGTTGAAAGCAGGATTTGATTATATTACCCCTGATGGTGAAGTTATATCGAATGCTGTTTTAACAAAACCAGCTGCATTGCCTAGAAGTTATGCTTATTGTTCAGATACAGCTTATAACCCACCAATAATAGAATTAATAAAAGGGTGTGATTTATTGTTTCATGAGGCAACTTTTGCTAACTCAGAGAAAGTAAGAGCTAATCAAACCTATCATTCTACTGCTGAACAAGCAGCAACAATAGCTTTGAAAGCTGAGGTAAAGCAATTACTTATCGGTCATTTTTCTGCAAGATATCCTAATGAAAATATATTATTGACTGAAGCGAATGCTATTTTTCCTATTGTAGAGATAGCCGAAGAACTTAAAACTTATGTTGTTGAATAG
- a CDS encoding RNA binding S1 domain protein (COGs: COG0539 Ribosomal protein S1~InterPro IPR003029:IPR022967~KEGG: bth:BT_4345 30S ribosomal protein S1~PFAM: Ribosomal protein S1, RNA-binding domain~SMART: RNA-binding domain, S1~SPTR: Putative uncharacterized protein;~IMG reference gene:2504108155~PFAM: S1 RNA binding domain~TIGRFAM: ribosomal protein S1), producing the protein MENLKNVAPIEDFNWDAYESGETTTAIDRESLAKAYDDTLNKVSEREVVDGVVIAMNKREVVVNIGYKSDGIISLNEFRYNPELKVGDTVEVYIESQEDKKGQLVLSHKKARAARAWERVNEALENEAVIKGFIKCRTKGGMIVDVFGIEAFLPGSQIDVRPIRDYDVFVGKTMEFKVVKINQEFKNVVVSHKALIEAELEQQKKEIISKLEKGQVLEGTVKNITSYGVFIDLGGVDGLIHITDLSWGRVSDPKEVVELDQKLNVVILDFDDQKKRIALGLKQLTPHPWDSLDENLKVGDKVKGKVVVMADYGAFVEIAAGVEGLIHVSEMSWSQHLRSAQDFMKVGDEVEAVILTLDREERKMSLGIKQLKQDPWETIEEKYPVGSKHVAKVRNFTNFGIFVEIEEGVDGLVHISDLSWTKKIKHPSEFTQLGADLEIVVLEIDKENRRLSLGHKQLEENPWDVFETVFTVGSVHEGTIIEMLDKGAVIALPYGVEGFATPKHLVKEDGSQAQLEEKLEFKVIEFNKDAKRIILSHSRIFEDAAVQPEEDRQEVRKSSKKSAPKRDNTPMQNQAASTTLGDIDALAELKEKLEGKN; encoded by the coding sequence ATGGAAAATTTAAAAAATGTAGCTCCTATTGAAGACTTCAATTGGGATGCTTACGAAAGCGGAGAAACTACTACAGCTATTGACCGTGAAAGCCTAGCAAAAGCTTATGATGACACTTTAAACAAAGTAAGCGAACGTGAAGTTGTTGACGGTGTTGTAATTGCTATGAACAAACGTGAAGTTGTTGTAAATATCGGTTACAAATCTGATGGTATCATTTCTCTAAATGAATTCCGTTACAATCCTGAACTAAAAGTTGGTGATACTGTAGAAGTATACATCGAAAGTCAGGAAGACAAAAAAGGACAACTTGTTTTGTCTCACAAAAAGGCACGTGCTGCTCGTGCATGGGAGCGTGTTAACGAAGCTCTAGAAAATGAAGCAGTAATTAAAGGATTTATCAAATGTCGTACTAAGGGTGGTATGATCGTTGACGTATTTGGTATTGAAGCATTCTTACCAGGTTCTCAAATCGACGTTCGTCCTATTCGTGATTACGATGTATTCGTTGGTAAAACTATGGAATTCAAGGTGGTTAAGATCAACCAAGAATTCAAAAACGTTGTTGTTTCTCACAAAGCTCTTATCGAAGCTGAACTTGAACAACAGAAAAAAGAAATTATCAGCAAGCTTGAAAAAGGTCAAGTTCTTGAAGGTACCGTTAAAAACATTACATCTTATGGTGTATTCATCGACCTTGGTGGCGTAGACGGTCTTATTCATATTACAGACCTTTCTTGGGGCCGCGTAAGCGATCCAAAAGAAGTTGTTGAACTAGATCAAAAATTGAACGTTGTTATTCTTGATTTTGATGATCAGAAAAAACGTATCGCTCTTGGTCTTAAACAACTTACTCCTCATCCATGGGATTCTCTTGATGAAAATCTTAAAGTTGGTGATAAAGTTAAAGGTAAAGTTGTGGTTATGGCTGACTATGGTGCTTTCGTTGAAATCGCTGCAGGTGTTGAAGGTCTTATCCACGTTTCAGAAATGTCTTGGTCACAACACTTACGTTCTGCACAAGACTTTATGAAAGTTGGTGATGAAGTAGAAGCTGTTATCTTGACTCTAGACCGTGAAGAACGTAAGATGTCTTTAGGTATCAAACAACTTAAACAAGATCCTTGGGAAACTATCGAAGAAAAATATCCTGTTGGTTCTAAACACGTAGCTAAAGTACGTAACTTTACTAACTTTGGTATCTTTGTAGAAATCGAAGAAGGTGTAGATGGTCTTGTACACATCTCTGACCTATCTTGGACTAAGAAAATCAAACACCCATCTGAGTTTACTCAACTAGGTGCTGATCTTGAAATCGTAGTTCTTGAAATCGACAAAGAAAATCGTCGTTTAAGCTTAGGCCACAAACAACTAGAAGAAAATCCATGGGATGTATTCGAAACTGTATTTACTGTAGGTTCAGTACATGAAGGTACTATTATCGAAATGCTTGATAAAGGTGCTGTAATTGCTCTTCCTTATGGTGTTGAAGGTTTTGCTACTCCAAAACATCTAGTTAAAGAAGATGGTTCTCAAGCTCAACTTGAAGAAAAACTAGAATTCAAGGTTATCGAATTCAATAAGGATGCAAAACGTATTATTCTTTCTCACAGCCGTATTTTTGAAGATGCAGCTGTTCAACCAGAAGAAGATAGACAAGAAGTTAGAAAGTCTTCTAAGAAATCTGCTCCTAAGAGAGATAATACTCCAATGCAAAACCAAGCTGCTTCAACTACACTAGGTGATATTGATGCACTTGCTGAGTTAAAAGAAAAATTAGAAGGTAAAAACTAA
- a CDS encoding hypothetical protein (KEGG: bth:BT_4341 hypothetical protein~SPTR: Putative uncharacterized protein;~IMG reference gene:2504108156), producing the protein MRDVPSLDITPYCVDSIMNNVSFYAPFYETAISEYDADLYVKTKIDVVRKNLLLRYLPAMFRPRGNVRKYILETYSDLHYTAPDIYDQRVKAITGTTPRLKGASANILRYFNINVYSPALLKEKLISPINKEAKKYYKYKLERVDRGVGGHLEFTIRFIPKSKSYQLVRGYLIVSDKVWSIRELEFFGRSEYLSATCYIRLGEVGNSDEFLPLDYHIDATLRFMWNKVVGTYDAVMKYDDIEIKKTKDIIPPQKKNKYDLTQLYTFQFKDTTKVEKKEDDFSEYRMLPLTKDEEVLYDEFEADKDTTMKVVDTKKKKSAAFWGEVGDFLISDYTLDLYDVGTVKFSPLLNPFLLSYSGSDGFTYKHKIKYSRVFSNDRLLRVRPTIGYNFKRKEFYWKAYSDFMYWPKKRVGFQLNVGNGNRIYSSEVLEDLKNETDTIQFEKYELNYFKNLYVDFMNTWEVVNGLNIDFGLSANKRTSAAKGVLDSINLGEKFSGRYVSVAPRIRLAWTPGQYYYMNGDRKVNLYSKYPTFVLDWERSIKGFLGATGAHERIELDIQYKIPLTMMRTLYTRLGGGMFTNQEQLYFVDFVYFAKNNLPAGWNDDIGGAFQILDRRWYNASQWYIRGNMVYEAPFLLLPHLRKYTRSVINERIYVNALVMNQLQPYIEVGYGIGTHVFDFGVFVSNSNWKNFKMGAKITFELFNR; encoded by the coding sequence ATGAGAGATGTCCCTTCACTAGATATTACACCCTATTGCGTTGACTCTATAATGAACAACGTATCCTTTTATGCTCCATTTTATGAAACAGCTATCAGTGAGTATGATGCTGATTTATATGTAAAGACAAAGATTGATGTTGTAAGAAAAAACTTATTGTTACGATATTTACCTGCTATGTTCAGACCTCGTGGTAATGTGCGTAAATATATATTAGAAACATATAGTGATCTGCACTATACTGCCCCTGACATCTATGATCAAAGAGTAAAGGCTATTACAGGAACTACACCTCGACTAAAAGGCGCTAGTGCTAATATCTTGAGATATTTTAATATAAATGTTTATTCTCCAGCATTATTAAAAGAAAAACTAATATCGCCAATAAATAAAGAGGCCAAGAAATACTATAAGTATAAGTTGGAAAGAGTTGATAGAGGTGTGGGCGGACATTTAGAATTTACAATAAGATTTATACCCAAGAGTAAAAGCTATCAATTAGTAAGAGGTTATCTGATTGTTAGTGATAAGGTATGGAGTATTCGTGAATTAGAATTCTTTGGACGTTCTGAGTACTTAAGTGCAACTTGTTATATTAGATTAGGTGAGGTTGGAAATTCCGATGAGTTTCTCCCTCTTGATTATCATATAGACGCTACATTGCGATTTATGTGGAACAAGGTGGTGGGTACTTATGATGCGGTAATGAAGTATGATGATATAGAAATTAAGAAAACAAAAGATATCATTCCTCCCCAAAAAAAGAATAAATATGATTTAACCCAATTGTACACATTCCAATTTAAAGATACTACTAAGGTTGAGAAAAAGGAAGATGACTTCTCCGAATATAGAATGCTACCTTTGACAAAAGATGAAGAAGTCTTATATGATGAATTTGAAGCAGATAAAGATACAACTATGAAGGTTGTAGATACAAAGAAGAAAAAATCCGCAGCATTTTGGGGTGAGGTTGGGGATTTCTTGATAAGTGATTATACTTTGGATTTATACGATGTTGGTACGGTAAAATTTTCCCCATTACTAAACCCATTCCTTTTAAGCTACAGTGGTAGTGATGGCTTTACCTATAAACATAAAATAAAATACAGTAGAGTTTTTAGTAATGATAGATTGCTGAGGGTACGGCCGACTATTGGTTATAACTTTAAAAGAAAAGAATTTTACTGGAAAGCCTATTCTGATTTTATGTATTGGCCTAAAAAAAGAGTTGGGTTCCAATTGAATGTTGGGAATGGTAACCGAATATATAGTAGTGAAGTTTTAGAAGACTTAAAGAATGAAACAGATACTATTCAGTTTGAGAAATATGAATTAAACTACTTCAAAAATCTATATGTAGATTTTATGAATACCTGGGAGGTTGTTAATGGTCTTAATATTGACTTTGGGCTTTCTGCTAATAAGCGTACTAGTGCTGCCAAAGGTGTGCTAGATTCTATTAACCTAGGAGAAAAATTTAGTGGTAGATATGTTAGTGTGGCACCAAGGATAAGATTGGCTTGGACTCCTGGTCAGTATTATTATATGAACGGAGATAGAAAGGTAAATCTTTACTCTAAATACCCTACTTTTGTATTAGACTGGGAGAGAAGTATTAAAGGCTTTCTCGGAGCAACTGGAGCACATGAGCGTATTGAATTGGATATTCAGTATAAAATTCCACTTACTATGATGAGGACTCTTTATACCCGTTTAGGGGGAGGTATGTTTACTAATCAAGAGCAATTGTACTTCGTTGACTTCGTATACTTTGCTAAGAATAACTTACCAGCAGGTTGGAATGATGACATTGGTGGAGCTTTTCAAATATTAGATCGTCGATGGTATAATGCTTCTCAGTGGTATATACGTGGTAATATGGTTTATGAGGCTCCGTTTTTATTATTGCCTCATTTACGTAAATATACACGTTCGGTTATAAATGAACGTATATATGTAAATGCTTTGGTAATGAATCAATTGCAGCCTTATATTGAAGTGGGGTACGGTATAGGGACTCATGTCTTTGATTTTGGAGTCTTTGTGTCTAATTCAAACTGGAAAAACTTTAAAATGGGGGCCAAGATAACCTTTGAATTATTTAATAGATAG